Part of the Musa acuminata AAA Group cultivar baxijiao chromosome BXJ3-10, Cavendish_Baxijiao_AAA, whole genome shotgun sequence genome, ACTTAGAAATGATCTCCTAACAGTTCGAATTTTAGAGTTATCCTTGATCATTTAATGCCACATGAAAATACTGATCTTTATTGGCAGGGGAAATCTCCATGTTCTGCAGCCAAGGGACCAAAAGTTCTTGACTAATACTTgtcatctttatatatatatatatatatatatatatatatatatatattagctctTTTTATTTTTGTCCCCATTGATATAATGCTTGACAGCTTTCTTTCATTATCTTCCTTGTTATGATAATAACATGCATCACATAGAATATTAGCCCTTTGTCAACAAGGAGAAATTTCCATGGTGTTTGGTAAGACCTTACAAGCTAAAAATATTAATGGATCAATCGACACATCAGTATCCCCTCAACAAATAACTAAAAGAAAACTCTGACTAATTCATTCTTCTGGCTGTCTCTATCCCGGAAACAATTTTACAAGACAAATCAGGCTTCGATAACATAGTTTAGCGTTAGCTTTCCTTGTCATTAGTGTACTTTTGACAACTAACAACTGCGCAAGTACATAGTGACGGATGTTGATATTTAGAGTGGCATGCatgctatcttttttttttgttacagcAAATGCATTGGTTTCTAACTCTGTACTAATTTAGCGACTTAATCTGTCCTTTTTTTCTCATCTCTTCGCTGGTATGGCAGCACGCAATTGTATCTGTTAGCCACGAACCCGACTAAGTAGTTCCTTTGGCCGGGGGGAAGAAGAGCAAGCTTTGTGGCCATGGCGGTGCCGACGGCGTACCAGGGCAACACGTCGGCGGCGGTGCCGGAGTGGCTGAACAAAGGGGACAACGCGTGGCAGATGGTGTCGGCCACGCTGGTCGGCCTGCAGAGCGTTCCGGGACTGGTGATCCTCTACGGCAGCATCGTGAAGAAGAAGTGGGCGGTCAACTCGGCCTTCATGGCGCTGTACGCCTTCGCCGCCGTCTGGATCTGCTGGGTCACCTGGGCCTACAACATGTCCTTCGGCGACAAGCTCGTCCCCTTCTGGGGGAAGGCCAAGCCGGCCCTCGGCCAGAGGTTCCTCATCAAGCGGGCGGCCCTTCCGGCCACGACCCACCTCTACCATAACGGCACCGTGGAGACCGCCATGTCCACCCCCTACTTACCCATGGCCTCCGTGGTCTACTTCCAGTGCTCCTTCGCCGCCATCACCGTCGTCCTCCTCGCCGGCTCCCTCCTCGGCCGGATGAACATCAAAGCCTGGATGGCCTTCGTCCCACTGTGGCTCACCTTCTCCTACACCGTCGGCGCCTTCTCCCTCTGGGGCGGTGGCTTCCTCTTCCAGTGGGGCGTCATCGACTACTCCGGCGGCTACGTCATCCACCTCTCCTCCGGCATCGCCGGCCTCACCGCCGCCTACTGGGTCCTCCATCCATCTCACACTAACCTCTGCGTCTCCACACACGCCGATCACTTACACTTGGCGCATGTATGTGTAGGTCGGGCCGAGGACAGCGAGCGACAGAGAGAGGTTCCCACCGAACAACGTGCTGCTAGTGCTAGCCGGGGCGGGGCTGCTGTGGATGGGGTGGGCGGGGTTCAATGGCGGGGCGCCCTACGCCGCCAACATCGATGCGTCCATGGCGGTGCTCAACACGCACGTATGCGCCGCGACGAGCCTCCTCATGTGGACGACGCTCGATGTGGTCTTCTTCAAGAAGCCGTCAGTCATCGGCGCCGTGCAAGGGATGATGACCGGCCTCGTATGCATCACACCCGGTGCAGGTAACACGCCTAACCTTAGAATTCGTAGACGACGACCCAGAATCTTGATTCCGCCTTCTCCCTTACTGAAATCTATCTGCTGTTGACTTCTGCCAACATTTGACCATCGACCATTTCCGCAGCGAACTGAATCTATAGCAGACGACCACATTGATTTCTTTATTACTTTTTTTGATGCTTACGTTCTTGAACTGTTCAATTAAAGCTATAGCATGTAAGCTTCGACCATAAGGAATATTAGGTGATGCTTAATTAGCCTCCTATTTAGCTGTAAAATAACAGGAAATTTAGTGCTTACCGTGTTCTGTATTGGGGTGCACAAAGACGTACAAACTAGCAGAAAGGTCAACGCCTTTCTGCAGCAAGCGACATATTTTATTGTCGTCTTGTTTTGTGAGGATTTCTTTCAGAGGAATGGTGTGATCCATTACGGTGTTGCTCGTCAGGACTGGTCCAAGGCTGGGCTGCCATGGTGATGGGGATCTTGTCCGGGAGCATCCCCTGGTTCACCATGATGGTGGTGCACCGCAGATGGACCTTTCTTCAGAACATCGACGACACGCTCGGCGTCTTCCACACCCATGCCGTCGCCGGCTTCCTCGGCGGCGCCGCCACCGGCCTCTTCGCCGAGCCCGTCCTGTGCGCCCTCTTCCTCCCCGTCACCCACTCTCGCGGCGGCGTCTACGGCGGCGTCGGCGGCGTCCAGCTCCTGAAGCAGGTCGTCGGCGCCGGGTTCGTCGTCGCGTGGAACGCCGTCGTCACCACCGCCATCTGCGCGGCCATCCGCTTCGTCGTCCCGCTCCGCATGTCCGAGGACCAGCTCAAGATCGGCGACGACGAAGTGCATGGCGAGGAAGCCTACGCGTTGTGGGGCGACGGGGAGGCGTTGGAGCTAACGACGCATGCACCACCCAACTCCCAATTGGAATCGCAGCGTCCTCATGTTCCTACTGGCGTGACCCAAAACGTTTGAAGTATTTAAGTAGTTCTATTGATCCTTTAATTGTTTTTTaaggaaataatagaagataaaaataattatcgaaaaaactttattaaagaaataaaaatatttcgaTAGATTACATTAACatgtttcctctcctatttatacaaattaggagaaagaattttcctcaacaaaatagagagattttctcgtATAATTGAAAAAATCTTATCGACACCGACACATAAATAAACATACAACAAAGAACTGCTTGTAGTGCAGTGCATCTGCAACAGTGTATATTTCCTTTGGAATGAAACTGATCGATCCTCTAAAAGCTGTGTTAACTTTCGAGTTGCAGTGAGGAAACGCTTGTGGGTTACGTCTTCCAGCCTTCTTGTCTTCACAAACTCCAGGAAAGTAACTGCAAGCATTCACTGACCTCCAATTACGGTGCACAAACACACGCTATAAATTCTCGAGCCGGGTGGCGAGGGAAGAAGCACAACGTTAGCTGGCAATGGAGAGGCACGTCCTCGTCTTCCTCGTCCTCTGCACATGCTTTGCTTCCTCTGTTTCCTCGTACTGCGACGACGACTACGACTCCAACTCCAGCGCTCCTGTTGTCGACACAGCAGTCGCACCTGCGCCTGCGTCCTCGGCAGGTAGCTACATCGCCGTCGTGGACTTGCCCAAGGGCGAGAAGCCACAGCACTTCACCATCAGAATCCTCGCCTCCATTCTCGGCAGGTGACGTGAGCTGCTCTCTTCTTCCCCATGACATGGACTCCCAACTTTGATTCTGGTCTCTCTTTGGTGATGCTTCAGCGAGGAGGCTGCTACGAAAGCTTTGATACGTGTCTACGACTATGCCTTCTCCGGCTTCGAAGCACGCCTCAGTCCACGACAAGCCTCCGCACTAATGAGTACGTACTCTCTCCTTGAGACTACGATCGTGCTGCACTGTTCTTATGGTCATGATAAGTTGCTGATCTGATGATGCAGAGCAACCTGGCGTCCTTCAAATCTTTCCCGATAGCCAACTGGAGATATTCTAGCCTGAATTCTGCGACGCGATGAAGCTTTATCGATCTGTTTTCCCTTAGTTTGTGATAAATGTTTTGTATAAACTTGAGTGGCATCTTATTTTGTATTGTTTAAGCTAATGATCTGTGTGAGGACCAAATAAATTCGGATGAGTTTTTCAACGTAATCTCTTCGATGTTTCAATAATCCCAAATTCGGATGTTGTAATCTGATATTaataaaaactaaaaaatatcAGAAGTTTTTAGATCAAATCGATGTCAGATCGCATGTATATTAACTAAGCAGTTTGGACTCATTGACTCAACAATTTCAACAGTTCCGAACCAACGAAATTTGCACCCAACACTTGTTTTCATTGGCTTCATGTTGTAATGCTGCAGAGGGCTCAAACAGATCCAGTGTGTATTGCTGGATTACAAGACGATCTGTTGTCATGCCGCAGAGGGCTCAAACAGATCCGAGCATGTATTGCTGGATTACAAGACATCTGGTTTATCTTCTCTCGGTTGGTGATCGTGGGAGGCGTTGAAATTGCACGATCGGTAGGTAAGTGGGGAAGAAGGAAGGCAAACATATAATAGTCTTGTAAGTTCTTTGCAGAAAATACTTGATTAACATTGAGAGATCAATCAATATAGTTTTTTATACAATCAATAATGTAAAGTATGCAGTTCAAGGAGTAAATAGCCATTCGAGAATAATCTGATTTCCATACATTTCAGGTTAAGCAACTCTAGATAAATCCATGTTTATAGTTTAACCATCGTTACCTTGATGAGTGATGAATTCGGGATTTTCCTATCGATAGTTAAGATCTTTACATGATCGGTGTCTTGTAATCGAGCTGCTTTCGGCAAATTTATTCTTAAAGTATGAACTCTTATGCAAGACAAAGAGCATATAGAGGTTCATATAGAGAACAGTACTGCAAAACTAATTGTCAAAGTCGGGACATTACCGGCACAATAACCTTAAACATGTCCGGATTGCATGAACAATATCATTCATGTGATAATGGAATCATCTTCCAAAATGGAACTCCCAGCTTTTACATTTTCGGCAGGCACCGTGCTAGCGTTCAGTGATCTTGAGGGCATCACCCAGGTTGATTCTCAGACTGTTTCTCATGGTCCTCCTTCCAATTTCTCCATTGCCCTTTCTCATCATAGCCGCAAATTCGTTGTAATCTATTTGTCCATCCTGCAAGCACACAGTAGAAAACAATTTGATAGGAAGAAGCAAAAACCAGTGGCCGGAGAAAATAACAGATATGGTACGCACGTTGTCTTGATCGATCTCTTTAATCATATCATCAAGATGAACATCGTCGAGACCAAATTCTCTGCAAGCTTGTGAGAGTTCATCGACAGTGATGTAGCCACTTCCATCTTTATCGAAAAAAGAGAATGCCGACACTAAGTTCTCTTCCCTCTCCAGCTTGTTCATGTGCAATGTCGCCGCGAGGAATTCACCATAATCTATGGTGCCACTGTTGTCTATGTCTGCCTGCCACCAGTTCAAGCAACACAATGTGAAGTTTCACCAACAGAGATGTATTTGCGAGAAAAACCAACAAGAAGCAGGGAGAAGAAGAGTTGCTGAAAGCAATTAGTAATGCAAGAGAGAGCAAAAGCCACAAGTTTCCGTGTTTGTTTTGTGTACCGCATTCATAAGTGCTTGGATTTCAGATTCCATCAGTTCAGAACCCACTCTTCTCATACCATCTTTGAGTTCGTCAAATGTTATTGTCCCACTATTGTCTGTATCAATCATTTTGAACAGTTCCTTCAAACCACCAATCTCTTCTTCTGATAGGCTTTCAGCAATGACCTTTCGAACAAGGAAATGCACAATATTAACTTGAAAACTCATGCTTCAAAATAGACATTCTGCACGAGAGCACAATCGAAAGCTTTTTTACTAACATTGCTAGAATCTGCTAGTTTTGAGATATGAACTCAAGACATTTTTGATAAATCAGACTTTTGTGATGTTCTTCAGTCCGATAATTGATCCAAACCAGCAAATTTTGTCAAAGCAAATCTACATTTATACATGCAAATGGCAATTCACCCACCACCAACAAAGAAAATATTCACCTGTACTATATGCACAAGTAAATTGAACCAGAGACAGCAATTAAGTTATTAAATGTTATATAGTtaaattagatcataaaataCATTAAACTAGTCAAATTTTCAAGTTTTATATAGTTGTATAATCATCTAGGAAGTTAGCATGCCgaacaagaaaacatagaatTGATCAAATCTACTTATGAAACACATGTAAATGGAATTCAACAAAAGCGTTTGATACAATCATATCAGTCATCTTAGTGATGCATATTCTGTTAATGATCAAGCATGTACAAGCAACGAAGGTTATTCCTCAGATCATAATCACGCTCCCGAACTAATGAGGTAGAGTACAGTGTACATCCCATCAATTTGTACTTGGTAAATCTTGTCGCAAGATGCACCCTTGGAAACCCCAAACCATCTCCCAGAAACCCCCTTCACATCAAAAGCTTTACAgcaccaaaaaaagaaaagagacaaAAGAATGGAAAGGAAGATAGAAAAGCCTAAATGTTCAACCACTAGGAAACCAGAATGTGAtagaataaagaaatgaaaaaaaaatggtTTCTAGCAGTTTATGGCATGGTTCAAACATGTACGTGTTGAAGCAAATGACCAGGGTAACCAACGGTGGTTCAGTTCAATTTTCTGATGCTTTTGACGAAACAAAAGCGTTTTGGCTTTGGATGCATCCACAATAATAATTCATCAATATGATGCAAACCTTTTTTCTCCATATTTACATGAGACCGCATAGGAAGGACCAGACAAAATGGAGATTTACGCTTATGCTTCTGCAGAAAATTATCTTTCCTCCATAGTGGTCAAATGCA contains:
- the LOC103969761 gene encoding ammonium transporter 3 member 3-like codes for the protein MAVPTAYQGNTSAAVPEWLNKGDNAWQMVSATLVGLQSVPGLVILYGSIVKKKWAVNSAFMALYAFAAVWICWVTWAYNMSFGDKLVPFWGKAKPALGQRFLIKRAALPATTHLYHNGTVETAMSTPYLPMASVVYFQCSFAAITVVLLAGSLLGRMNIKAWMAFVPLWLTFSYTVGAFSLWGGGFLFQWGVIDYSGGYVIHLSSGIAGLTAAYWVGPRTASDRERFPPNNVLLVLAGAGLLWMGWAGFNGGAPYAANIDASMAVLNTHVCAATSLLMWTTLDVVFFKKPSVIGAVQGMMTGLVCITPGAGLVQGWAAMVMGILSGSIPWFTMMVVHRRWTFLQNIDDTLGVFHTHAVAGFLGGAATGLFAEPVLCALFLPVTHSRGGVYGGVGGVQLLKQVVGAGFVVAWNAVVTTAICAAIRFVVPLRMSEDQLKIGDDEVHGEEAYALWGDGEALELTTHAPPNSQLESQRPHVPTGVTQNV
- the LOC135651431 gene encoding uncharacterized protein LOC135651431, producing the protein MERHVLVFLVLCTCFASSVSSYCDDDYDSNSSAPVVDTAVAPAPASSAGSYIAVVDLPKGEKPQHFTIRILASILGSEEAATKALIRVYDYAFSGFEARLSPRQASALMSTYSLLETTIVLHCSYGHDKLLI